ACAGCAACAACCGAGTCTCCTGGGCCCAGTTTGGCCTGAATTAATTGCCGGGGATGAGGAGAGCTCATTTCGCTGTTGAAATATCCTGGTAGGCCGTTATTTTAATCTGCACTTACAGCGCaatctgcaaagaaaaaagattTCACTCAAAGCAACGGTAACaatgtaatataaaaataattagattaaATATAGCACATGAAACACATTTCTATGGACACGTGAGTTACTAGTGTTATGCAAAAGAAATATACGATTGAGTTAAAAGCACtagatattattttccataagaaaTAATTGTATTACATGTTTTTAACTCAGTTATAGTTGAAAATAATCTCAATACCTAGACTTATAATAAGAAATTATGTatctacaatttattttatgtaattaaattatatttctgatTTGTTTACTAAAAAACTCCGTTAAATCAGATGGCATTAATTCACGTAATAAGGGCAGTGCAcacgatttttttagattttttacaCTTGTGTACACACGACACTCCCCCAGATTTGAAGCCAATATGATACACAACAAACTCCCGTTTTAATGTTTTACCAAGCGGATAAATCACGTTGTTGGCTATCAAACAGCACGCTTATCCAACCAATAGTCGCTCGAGTAATCGTCATGTCCAGAgatccaaaataaaaacagaaattagCATTTCAAACCATAAATCTACCTGCACAAGAACTCTAATCTGTCAtcattgctgctgctgttgacTTGACAGCCATGTTCATTTTGATGTGGGTATTTGGATACGGAGATTGAGAACCTTTCAAATAGTTTTGCctatttagattaatttttcaataaaaaaatagcggggtgttaataaaaattagtttaaaattattaaatctaaTTAAGTTTGTATTTCTCactaaatcataaaaatgaatcatcTTTCTTGAACTCCTTTCTATACTTCCCATTTTGTGGTCGTCTCACACTTGTGTTGTTGTCGGCCACGTCGGTGGTGCGTTTTTCGGCCGAAATTAGGCTTTTGCTGACTAGAGATTCGGCAATCGCAGCCACATCGGCATGGGAGGGTCACAAAGCGTTGAAATCCCTGGGGGTGGTACGGAGGGGTACCACGTCCTCAGGGTGAGTCGAATGCACACTGCAGATCTTTTTTGACACTCCCCCATGTCTGCaatgaaaatgtcaaaaataaaaatcttcaattGATTGCAGGTACAAGACAACTCGCCAGGACAGAAGGCCGGACTGGAagcatttttcgattttatccTTGCCATTGGAAAAACAAGATTGGTGATTAAcagcttttattttactatgtAACAAAATTTCGGTTCAtttatgagatttttttattcaaaccttttggaaaatatccaaatgagattgtaattaaatttaattaaatattttaatgttgtaATAACTGTACTCGTCTTATTGAATTAAACATTGTTCTGATTTCAGGATCAAGATAATGACACACTTAAAGAACTCTTGAGAACGTCTGTTGATACTGATGTGGACATGCTGGTCTATTCAAGCAAAACGCAATCAGTCCGTTCATTGCAGGTGCGCCCAAATGCACTGTGGGGTGGACAAGGCCTGCTAGGAGTCAGCATCCGCTTCTGCTCCTTCCAGGGCGCGAGTGAAAACGTTTGGCATGTTCTGGTTAGCTCGCCAAAAATGCACAGCaggctataaaataaaaaaaatccaatatcTTGCAGGACGTGCAGCCCAACTCCCCGGCAGAGAAGGCTGGATTGCGGTCAGAATCCGATTACATCATTGGAGCCGACTCGGTGCTGCACGAGTCGGAAGACCTGTACTCTCTTTTGGAGGCACACGAAGGCCGCGCCCTCTCGCTCTATGTGTACAATAGTGAAGATGATGCCTGCAGACAGCTCACACTTATCCCTAATAGGACCTGGGGTGGTGAAGGAAGGTGAGTTCCACCTGAAAACGTTGAAGGTCTAtatgagaattaaaaaaaatttgatcgtCGAGaagtattaattttgcagaccattttttctattatttggTGATTAAGGTTACTGGTgcaaaatacttaaaatttattaaacacaagAACGCACTTTTAAAtgcgcaaaattaattttaaaataagctaAACACAAAAcgatttactaaaatttataatgtttccATCTCAAATATACCCTCTTTTGGACACTTTTTTATGggaaaaaaactaaatcgTATATGCTTTGACAAATTaccaacttaaaaaaatcagcttcctaagctgtaaatattttgacccAACGAAAAACTGTCCCTGCCGccatttattcataaaataatatcacactGTCTAACACGTTGAAAACTTGACATTATCTCCTAAAAATATCTACTAttacaaaagataaatattttcattggtATCAACTTTATGCACTCTCTTGCAACAATCATTTAAGCCTGCAAACCTGATATTTAGTTTTGATAGCCagaagttttatttcaaaatcaacacaaatctgcaaaaaatatttagaaattgagtttttaCTTCTTTGCTGTGTTAATGTTTCTAGTTaagaatattcaaatattttcagtctTGGTTGTGGAATCGCGTTTGGCTATCTGCACAGAATCCCGATTCGAaggcagcagccgcagcagcaccAATTGGCGCCGAAAACCCCAAGCCCTGAACACACGCCGCTCCTGCCAAGCGCCCCATCCGCGTCCAGCGAAGTCCCTGCAGTTGAAACTTCGGCGCCACCTCCTGTAGAGCCAGCAAAAGAAGTTGTCGAGTCGCCGATTGTTCCCTCAGCACCGCTCCCTACTGAATATGCGCCTCAGTCAAATGTGAGTggattgaaaacaaacaagttgttcatcaatattaatttagtttaggtggtttatttaattgattttatcaaaagatgaaaattgtcTAATTTCACACTTTGCAGATTGAAACTCCTTATATTCTCAGAGTAGCAAATCAAATATTGAGTGtagagaaatattaaataatttctaggAGTAGGTGTCGGATGATTGAAACATGACAAGTAACTCAACTACATCTtaactttatttcacaacatCAACAAGGGCACAAGGGGTCTTGAAATCTGGTTTTTGAACTTCATATTACTACCAAGTAGTGGGGAAAACCACCTCAACTTCCTCTCTTCAGATATAATCctcttaaatttgaaatatctaTATTAAAACGCAATTcaattgacttttaaattgatcgttatttccattaaattttatgaaccaacttaaacaaaaatttcttatagaattaataattaaaaataaaaatgagatcattaatgaatttttttaaagtttttgcaAGTTTTGTTGTGGTATTttgttcatattataacattattCCTCAGGCTGCGCAGTTGGTAGCCGCGTTTGGACCACCTCTAACAGAGCCGCTGCCACCATCAGCGTTCCAACCACCTCCAGTGGCAGCTCCCGTACCAGAGCCACTCCCGCAAATGGCCATGCCCTCGTCAGTGCCCATGTACAACGTCGCGTTCCCAACGCCAGGCTTCGTTCCGCCAGGAGGACTGCCACACGCTCCAGCGGCCATATTCAATCCTTATCAGGCTCCGACTGAGACCACCCTTCCTCCTCAGCAACCAACTCCTGCAACAGCCCCAGTGCAGCCACCCCCAGTCAACAGTAAGCAAAATCAGAATTTACTCATTTGAAGAAGTtggattttttccttattgtttattttgaaaacccCTTCTGATATTCGGTCAGCATGACACAGAAGTCTGGTTTTTACTCTTGTCCCATTTTCAATGAACTTACCATTTTAGGAAGTTGATTTTAATGTGACATATTCTGTTAACTTTTATCTTGCTGTTATCTCattatttctataaaataaagaggaaaaaacacTGATTGACTTTGGAACAGATTTTGGTTGtccttcttttttattatcagtCATTTACCTGCggctaaattatatttcccaTTTTGTTTAGATTTCAGTCTGCCTGCTGGCATGCCTCTTGTAACAACACCCATCAATCTGCCTGGCTACCCCCCAATCACCGTGTCAGCGTCAGTTCCGTTGGACTCGTTCTCGACAGACGCCCCGAACAATGCTGGTGCCACTACAGGTCTCAGCCGCTATTTCAACACTCAGCACACATGAAGCTGCCGGCATTTTGTAAATATCTCCAAGTTTGCTAAAGAGGTGCGAATTTGTCATTTCGGGCGACTGAATTCTTCAGACTTTTCACGTTCGCTAAATTTGGATGTCTTATTGTGTTGGGATATGTTTCGAGTGATTCAAATATTatagagaaataaatatcatgTTGACTCTTAAGTTATAGCTGTttgagatgaaaataaacaacacgTGATAATTTATACAACGCAGttgtattttttccgttaaaacaaatataattttaccataaattatttttgaaagtataaaaaatatatagaatttATTAAccttgttaatttttcaggggaaCAATATACTAGAAATGATCCGATCGCATTGACTGCTAGATTGATATTTTAcgttaagttttttttactaaaatatcgTATCAAAGTCTTCATattgaataatgaaaattcctGACATTTTGTTATTCATTCAGCTCAACCAATTTTGGCTTCTACCCGAAGCCCTATTTCATGAGGAAGCAGTTCTTTGACCCTAAAGAATCATGCACGGGTTTTCCgcgattttcaaaaacacaaCTTTATAAGTAGACAATAAATTCACAGTTAAACGACAAAAAtcatagtttaaaaaaattattcagtggtgaaattttttatcactccAAAATTGGCTAAACCTGCAAAACGTAGAACCCAAAATGTATATTGTAAAGTTAAGTTGAGATCACTTccatatatttttactgctctCTTTGTCGAGTgctaattattataaatgttttaaactcTCCGTGCCCTATTTACCAATTCCTTCTAAGATGCTATTTTGTTCCAATATAAAATACACATACTTTATGTAGCAGTAatcatttaaatcaatttgtttggAATAATCAATCGCACTAGGAAATAGCGTAAAATATTAAGTACACGCAtcctaataaaaattctcattaaaGCTGCGGGAGCGGGAAATGATTGATCAGGTAGAAATGCCCGATCGgtaatttgtgattttccGGCTCCGTGACGACGCAGAAAATGCAATTAGCGCGCGCGAGGGTTGCTATTCTCATTATTTCGCACGGTGCGCGGCCGAGAGGGAGGCGAACTTGGCGCCTGCGAGCTATGCAGCCCTCGCCGTCGACGTTCCCCCAGTCAGATCGCATCTCTCTCAGCTTCTTTCCTCTCCATcgctcagtcagtcagtcagtcagacaGTGGCCACGGACCGAGACTTTCTTCGCAGCGCACCAACGAGCCGCGCCGCGCACCGTTCCACACGCGTGACAATTTTCCCCACACCAAAGCGCGAAACAGGAGCTGTGTGGAATTCAGCATACGACTAGAATAAGGAAACCCCGCCGTTCTGTGAGTATTTACCGAGTTGacactaaaattaatatttactcgagagttcttttttatcttgctgcgcaaaataaccTGCAAGAAAATGCGAGAGGAAGGAAAAATACACTTTTTTCAGACGAGGTCGATTTTGGGTGTGCGCCACTCTTGGAAAATAGATTACGCCGACCATCAAGGATGAAGGTGTATTTCTAGATAGATATATATTACACCCAAGTGCGTGAGCGCGTGACCCATTTTTCGGTATGAGTCGCCGCTctcgaatgaaaaaatatgctcGACCAGATGGGTCCAAGGCTGCGTGGCTTTTTCTCGCTCTTATTTGCACGTTCCACCTACCTATAATGTCCAGCTCATATATGGAGTTTGTCCACTAGGCCATTAATTCCAAGGGCCGACCGGCTGCAGCAGCTTAAGCGATCTCAATTTTCAATCGATACATGCGACGTGAAGCGATTAAAGCCAGATTGAGCATTCAGTCGATTGTCTGAAGCTGCCTAATCAGggctcaattaatttaatcaagtgGTGGCACGTCTGCTGAATCTCGGTCTGGTGAAGAGAGTGATTTGCCTTCAGCAGGCGAACTTGCTCCGGCCGAcgggttattttatttttagcctcGCACGTATGCACGCACACACTTTTTTGcgtgtatatatatacataaacTCTCTTGACATGTGTGTTGCCCCCTTTTTGAGGCTTCGGTTTTAAGCCGCTTTTTATGAGCTTCAAGcgggcttttttattttttcgcttttttgaGAGCAAATATACGAAACTCAAAGCGGTCGTGCGACGCGTGCTTATATTTTCATATGCATGCGGAcggtatgaaaggaaatcgattgAACGGAGAGAGCAAGTAAATCTCGAAAGGAAAAAGACTTCTTATCTCTCAAAAGCAGGATTTTGAATCAATAAATGCGTGGATCAGTAGCAACTTTTCTTTCACCCCGAAATGTTTATTTGGTTTTCAAACGATCGCCTGCAAAATGGGCTTTCTCGCTTGAGTAACACACGGCTTTTTCGTTAAGCAATGATCAAAATAAACTTCTGTGCAAATCTGTTTAAGGTTTACTGTCCATTCACGATTCTGATTGCTGCGCTGTTCGaggaaatgcaataaaattttcagattacaTTTTTGATGAGCAGGCCTGTTACTCAAACGCacgcaattttattgattggtTCGCCTGAAAGATCATCATTATTTATCATCCCTCTGATGTAATGCATATTATTTCATGAAGCGGCACACGAGCCATGATTAGCTCTTTCCTTATtacaaactgaaattaaaGCTCCACTGATTTTTAATGGGAAACGTCACACTGTTAATTGCAATTAAGAGCGAGCCTGTTGTCGTTTTAATTGAGTGATTTACCGGTCTGCTTTTTTACAACAGTATATATATAGGCGTAAGACAGAAAAGGTTGACTACACAGGCTATTCATTTATTGTGTTGTCTCTTGTAGTGAAAGAAATTTCTGTATTGAGAAGAGAGTCATCCTCACGAAATATGTTTCACTGGAGAATAATAAAACCCGTTAGCGCAGATAAtaccaataataatttttactgattaAACGCCGCTTTTTCAATAAACACTATGAGCCTTTGAAGAGtatgttatatttaattttctacattAATCCAAGCAAAAGTAGCGGTGATTAGATTGTGAGAATTGATAGAAACTCAGTGTTAGTACGTTTCAAAGGTTATATATGGACaatctttgcaatttttaagtgGATCTATTTTATATATAGGTCAGAAAacacgtatttttaatttttttctaatttaactTGGACAGAAGCAGAAGTGAGAGCGATAAACAAATTGAGCACACTCTTCTCAAGTATCTATATAAGAAAACTCAAGTAGTTTGCTTTCAAGAGGCAGTGAGTTGtcaaactcaatttaaaagtCCAGCAGAACTGAAGCGTCATCGCAACCCGCGTCTCGGAGTCGGCTGCGGCGCAACTTGATACACCGAAATCGGTGTGGACGTGCCCGTCCGCACGAGACGAAATTATTGTCTTGTgctgaacacacacacacacacacatatatatgaGTGGCGAGTCGCCTGTTGTTCAGTCCAAACACCCCCGCTCCCCCCGTGTGCCACTCGAGTCGCACGGCGACGGCGgcattcaaaacaaaagactCTTGTTTTTCTTCACGCTGGTGTGACGCCGTCGTCAATTATTTGCTCGCGGGGGCCAAACCTGGCGGAATATTTTCCTGCACGCCTCTGATAAAGAAAAAGTGTCACGCACCGTGCGTCGTATCGTGATAACAACAAAAGTTATCACCTGTGTGCGCACCAAGTTTTGGTTCGCATCCCAAGAAAAGTCGTACGCAGCCAAACGCAATCGACGCACTTCTCGCCACGAGCAAAAGTTTCCTCcgaattaacataatttttgctgtcactatttattttcttgtgaaTATTCACGAGCGAAAAACATTTATCCATGGAAACTTTGTGTTTTTAACTGAGCTCCAAAGTATCGTAAAACTTGGAAATTTCATAGTCAAATGAAAAGTTGCCATAGAAAactgtttgtatttttgacagagaaaaaaaaaattaaatttcatatgaAACTTGCGaatctcttttttattaaataatatagctcataaaatttgattcccCCAATGTGTATACTTAACTCTCAGTAAGAAAACTGtcagagaaaataaatggaaaatccCTCAAATCGAGCACAAATCCAAatcaaaaagataaatttttttgcttaaaaaccGTGTGAATATCCAATCCTGTTCAGTATTTGGCTTTTCAACTTAATATCATTAACGAGATGCCATTCGCTTTTTGTGATTCTTGTCTTGACCTGAtcaaaaataatcttattttaaCTAAAGCTATATAAGCTCTCAGCCAGCTGCTCTACACCGTGCCAGCCAGCAAATTTTTGGTTACGGGGAATTTGGCCAAGCTGTTAAGTAGCTACGCCAGCCggtaaaacattcttaaaaattcaaaagtgccAGAGAAAATATTGGTCTTTGGGCTATCGGGCACGATTAAGGTTCACGaccttattaaattttgtcagccACGCCATCCACCGGAAAAATTCTCAGCCGCCGAGCCATAATTTGGCTGAATCTGGTTCAGCCAACCACAGCTGAAAATTACGCGGCCGAGACCTCTAATTTTTACTGGACTTCCATTACTTTTCGATCACAAACTCTTGTccttagaaatttaaaatttgatttagttGTTAAAAATCCCATAGCAATatttaagttcaaaatttgaaggtTTAGTTAATTTTGCTGCAGTTTGAATAATCTCATGCGGTTAAACATAATCTTCAACCTGAATTCACTTCCAAATTCAGcattttggataaaaaagaaaacaagaaataCTAATAAATCATTGAGATGGGTCAGTTCTCCTAAACATATATTGTCatcaatcaaaaaaattttcagctggatttttgctttcctttttttgttCCGAATATAAAATCCTTCTTTGTTGGATGTTATACAGGATTAAATGCAGCTGCTTCCTCAAAGTGTAgtaagctgtttatttttctgtatatACCTcaaaatttctgcaaatttcagtagaaatgcggaaaaataaacagcttgcTTCATACcgaagcatttaatttatacttTTACGAATTTTCACAACCACTTGTGCTTCTGCCATACTTTACAATCGTTTCGAACCTCATTTTTTAAGACAGATGAGCTCTTATACTCGactgtttattttcaacaactttgaaatttggctTAAAATTTCGTGTCAAAAGTTTTGGCAGAAATCCTGTAAAAATAGACATTATAATAGCATCATTATGATCATTTTCCATTTGAATTGGTTGCAAAACAATTGCTACCAGACGCAACATTCAAAAGCACACAGGGAATTCTTCCTGCTGGCCGCGCGCAGCGCATTTGAATCGCGCACTTTCAAAGAGAACGTGAACCTTGAcccaaaaaagagaaaagtatTAAATCGAGTGTGTCTCGTCAGTCTTTTTAAAAACCGCGAGCACTAAATTCGAAAGCCAAACCGCACGCGGCGTAAACACAGGCAGCGCCGCGCACGCattgttcaattttcattttggcaTCGCTTGAAAAGCCAAGTCAGTCAGCCATAGTCCGTCAGCAAATATGATCTCAATATACCGACGAgacatatttttctgttcgTCACGCGCGCACAAGAAAAGTGGAGCCAGCGGGCGACGAAGGGCGAGCAGAACGAACTCGGGAAACGGTTTTGTTTGCGCGCGCGGAAAAGAGGGAATGCGAACCGTTCGCAATTTCGCCCTCGCGACGACTTGTCCGCATTCCCGACCGCTATGGGAAAGTCATTTCCCGGCTGCTGCTCAACTAGAATTCAATCTGCTCCCCATCTGAGCCGCGCGCGCATCGTGTTCTCTCGCTCATTCATTCTTTATACACACTTGTGTCAATGATCTATAGCCTATTTCGGTCTCAATCACTCTTGAATTTGCGATATCTACTGCGCAGTTagataaaacataattaaatttacccgTCTCTGTTAAAGGTGATTTATGctttatcataaatttataattcggGCTCTAATCTTACATAagatttacttaaaaattatagtattttggctttttaatgGCCAACTGATGGTGTAATTTGTTCGCCATTTTTTGTACATAATTAATACAACTTTTTTTGCATTGATTGTTGAATAAAACTGCTGGTTAAATGGGATTAAATTCTTGGCGATCGTCAACAATCAAGTGCCACCAAGCGTTTTCAAACCAACAATTGGCTTGAACAAACGTCGTTTATAGGTAATATCGGGTATATCGTAAGATCCTATATTTTCcggcaaataaaattgatttcgtcctggtcccgctaaaattgtgcaactttcaacaaccaaattaatgcgaatttccttgttgcaagaaaaggtcaacattgaatttgacaatgaaaatttgggtgtttgttgaacgttgcgcaattttaccgggaccaggacggtttatttgattttttatttaataaaattgatttatttgccaAACCATGAAATTTTATGCCCAGtgaccaaaaaaataattttgaaaaatcagtttGTTGCTGACACGAAGAAATAAAGGAGTGTCGATAATATTgacatatttcaatttttactgtttttttatgtcgaaattggaaatataattgaaaactcagatgaaaccattttttggctgttttgcaattttgtgcattgcaaaatttacaaatcttGTTTGTATTAAATTGAACATACTTTTTACtagatttttacaatatttaaaagtcCCCCCCCCCCCGGAAGGGCAACattgaaaacagtttttattgagagaaaattgttggatttaaattatcagGGAGCCCTCCTGTTTGAAGCACTCGTGCAATTCAGTGGGTCAATAATCAAGAACAATCCGAAACATGCGGTTATTTTAACTCAGAGGACAGAAATATATTCAGGATTTTAAAGTATCTGATACTATGAAATCCAGAAAAATCCTTATGCCGTTGCATCATCTaatactgaaaataattaatttaaagccatAAGATTTATCTAGACATCACTGTAAAATCATTAGAAAGTGgctataaaaatgtaaattttattttatttcttttcaatttaaccaTTTGAAACAGAGAGctgatttttcttgaaaattctcCTGCTttccaataataattttagatcTAAACAGCCACATAGAGTAATCGAAAAAGAGGCATTTTTCTGATATTCTCAAAATGGTTTTTGGCAATCTTCTCGTCAAAATCTCTTCAGTGGAACAACAATTCTTCGGGATTCTCTTTAAAGTCAATGTAATATACCACATTTTGTGACAGCCCTACTTCACGAACGTGAAAAATTGCCTCTAAACTTCAACCcaccaatttcaatttattttatcgtcCAGCTCACTCAGTCAGTTGCGCAGCAGGGCTTTTAAGGCGTGCGTTTGTATTTATATACGCTGAGCACAGTA
The nucleotide sequence above comes from Cloeon dipterum chromosome X, ieCloDipt1.1, whole genome shotgun sequence. Encoded proteins:
- the Grasp65 gene encoding Golgi reassembly-stacking protein 2, which produces MGGSQSVEIPGGGTEGYHVLRVQDNSPGQKAGLEAFFDFILAIGKTRLDQDNDTLKELLRTSVDTDVDMLVYSSKTQSVRSLQVRPNALWGGQGLLGVSIRFCSFQGASENVWHVLDVQPNSPAEKAGLRSESDYIIGADSVLHESEDLYSLLEAHEGRALSLYVYNSEDDACRQLTLIPNRTWGGEGSLGCGIAFGYLHRIPIRRQQPQQHQLAPKTPSPEHTPLLPSAPSASSEVPAVETSAPPPVEPAKEVVESPIVPSAPLPTEYAPQSNAAQLVAAFGPPLTEPLPPSAFQPPPVAAPVPEPLPQMAMPSSVPMYNVAFPTPGFVPPGGLPHAPAAIFNPYQAPTETTLPPQQPTPATAPVQPPPVNNFSLPAGMPLVTTPINLPGYPPITVSASVPLDSFSTDAPNNAGATTGLSRYFNTQHT